The proteins below are encoded in one region of Defluviitalea raffinosedens:
- a CDS encoding Mrp/NBP35 family ATP-binding protein, translating to MSENCNQSCGSCSENCAERKEKKNHFFEKPHEMSSIKKVIGVVSGKGGVGKSLVTSMLAVTMNKKGYHTAILDADVTGPSMPKAFGIKEKATGSELGLFPVKSKTGIDIMSVNLLLENDTDPVVWRGPMIGNMVKQFWTDVIWSDVDFMFIDMPPGTGDVPLTVFQSIAVDGIIVVTSPQELVSMIVLKAVKMAEKMNIPIIGLVENMSYFKCSDCGKQHKIFGDSHIDEIAEKHHLKVLAKLPVDPEITAACDKGMIEDLDVNWFDDVAKILEKMEEN from the coding sequence ATGAGTGAAAATTGCAACCAAAGCTGTGGCAGTTGCTCGGAAAACTGTGCAGAAAGAAAGGAAAAGAAAAATCATTTCTTCGAGAAACCACATGAAATGAGCAGTATTAAGAAGGTTATTGGTGTTGTTAGCGGTAAAGGAGGAGTTGGCAAGTCGCTGGTTACTTCCATGCTTGCAGTTACTATGAATAAAAAGGGTTATCATACCGCTATTCTGGATGCAGACGTAACAGGACCTTCTATGCCAAAGGCATTTGGTATTAAAGAAAAAGCTACAGGAAGTGAACTTGGCTTATTCCCGGTAAAAAGTAAGACGGGTATAGATATCATGTCTGTAAATTTGCTTTTAGAAAATGATACGGATCCAGTTGTGTGGAGAGGGCCCATGATTGGCAATATGGTAAAGCAGTTCTGGACAGATGTTATCTGGAGTGATGTGGATTTTATGTTTATTGATATGCCACCGGGTACCGGCGATGTTCCTCTTACGGTATTTCAATCTATTGCTGTTGATGGGATTATTGTTGTAACCTCGCCTCAGGAACTTGTATCCATGATTGTGCTAAAAGCTGTTAAGATGGCTGAAAAGATGAATATCCCTATCATTGGCTTAGTAGAAAACATGTCCTATTTTAAATGCTCAGATTGCGGTAAGCAGCACAAGATTTTTGGGGACAGCCACATAGACGAAATAGCTGAAAAACATCATCTTAAGGTTCTTGCTAAATTACCTGTTGACCCGGAAATTACAGCTGCATGTGACAAGGGTATGATAGAGGACTTAGATGTCAACTGGTTTGATGACGTTGCAAAAATATTAGAAAAGATGGAGGAAAACTAA
- a CDS encoding FAD-dependent oxidoreductase, with protein sequence MKVLIIGGVAAGSKVAAKLKRENFNCDVTILTKSKDISYAGCGLPYYVGKVIENGNELIVNTPDGFSELTGVKVLTEHEVTKVNPKEKTVDALDLKSNKPLKFEYDKLVIASGARAIKPNIDGIHLKNVFFLRSPDDAYALRNAVDSNEIKRAVIVGAGYIGLEITENLSSCGIKIMIIDMAKHILPGFDDEFSDYVENYLAEQGIITFTETEVEAVLGEEKVEKVKTSRRTIKADAIIFSCEIKANTEFLADSGIELMPNHTIKVNEFFETNIEDIYAVGDCSSVSNKITKEAFWSPMGSTANIAGRILAKNILGSKIAFPGVLGTAIVKLPEINAGRTGLTEKDARKAGFNPISVVVVVDDKAHYYPDSSTFIVKMIADKKTKKLLGIQVLGKGATDKMIDIAATAITMGASLEDIENMDLAYAPPFSTAIHPFSHTVNVLLNKISGDFETITPAAYAAGEAKDFKIIDASIYPGIEGADYIDLTKVKGDLPGYKKDEKLLLVCAKGKRAYMLQKRLKNFGYNNTRVLEAGTTFNNLSY encoded by the coding sequence ATGAAGGTTCTTATCATTGGTGGTGTCGCAGCAGGAAGCAAAGTTGCTGCAAAGCTAAAACGCGAAAATTTTAACTGTGATGTTACTATTTTAACCAAAAGCAAAGATATTTCTTATGCTGGCTGTGGCCTGCCCTATTATGTCGGTAAGGTAATTGAAAATGGCAATGAGTTAATCGTTAATACACCCGATGGTTTTTCAGAATTAACCGGTGTTAAAGTATTAACTGAACATGAAGTTACAAAAGTTAATCCCAAAGAAAAAACGGTAGATGCCCTGGATTTAAAATCAAATAAGCCTTTAAAATTTGAATATGACAAACTAGTTATTGCTTCTGGGGCAAGAGCCATCAAACCAAATATTGATGGCATCCATTTAAAAAATGTTTTCTTTCTTAGATCCCCTGATGATGCTTACGCTTTGCGTAATGCTGTTGACAGTAATGAAATAAAAAGGGCTGTTATCGTCGGAGCTGGATATATAGGCCTTGAAATAACTGAAAATTTATCTTCTTGTGGAATTAAAATAATGATTATTGATATGGCAAAACATATCCTTCCTGGCTTTGATGATGAGTTTTCTGACTATGTTGAAAACTACCTGGCAGAACAAGGTATTATCACTTTTACCGAAACAGAAGTGGAAGCCGTCCTTGGGGAAGAAAAAGTTGAAAAAGTTAAAACAAGCAGACGAACCATAAAAGCTGATGCCATAATATTTTCTTGTGAAATAAAAGCCAATACAGAATTTTTAGCAGATTCTGGTATTGAATTAATGCCAAATCATACGATTAAAGTAAATGAGTTTTTTGAAACAAATATTGAAGATATTTATGCCGTTGGTGATTGTAGCTCTGTAAGCAACAAAATTACAAAGGAAGCCTTCTGGTCTCCTATGGGTTCTACCGCAAATATTGCAGGCCGTATCCTTGCCAAAAATATTTTAGGAAGTAAAATTGCTTTTCCTGGAGTTTTGGGAACTGCAATCGTAAAGCTGCCAGAAATTAATGCAGGAAGAACAGGATTAACAGAAAAAGATGCAAGAAAGGCAGGCTTTAATCCAATATCAGTCGTTGTCGTTGTTGATGATAAGGCCCACTACTATCCTGATTCTTCGACATTTATTGTTAAGATGATTGCAGACAAAAAAACTAAAAAATTATTGGGTATACAAGTATTAGGAAAAGGTGCCACAGATAAAATGATTGATATTGCTGCCACAGCTATCACTATGGGCGCAAGTCTTGAAGATATTGAAAATATGGATTTAGCTTACGCTCCTCCTTTTTCAACAGCCATTCATCCTTTTTCCCATACTGTTAATGTCTTATTAAATAAGATTAGTGGAGACTTTGAAACGATTACTCCTGCAGCTTATGCCGCCGGAGAAGCCAAAGATTTTAAAATAATAGATGCTTCCATCTATCCAGGTATAGAAGGGGCAGATTATATTGATCTTACTAAAGTAAAAGGAGATCTGCCCGGATATAAAAAAGACGAAAAACTGCTTTTAGTATGTGCAAAGGGTAAAAGAGCTTATATGCTTCAAAAACGTTTAAAAAATTTTGGCTACAACAATACCAGGGTTCTTGAAGCAGGAACAACTTTTAATAATTTATCGTATTAA
- a CDS encoding DUF134 domain-containing protein, with amino-acid sequence MARPMKWRKVCCLPKMNKFGPLDTSVDAENYVIMTVDEYETIRLIDLERFTQEECARQMNVARSTVQGIYNEARKKLAESLVNGKVLLIEGGEYRLCEGLENACGRGCRRYRRSRCFTDDEGQAD; translated from the coding sequence ATGGCAAGACCGATGAAATGGAGAAAAGTCTGTTGTTTACCCAAGATGAATAAATTTGGTCCTCTTGATACATCTGTGGATGCAGAAAACTATGTGATCATGACCGTTGATGAGTATGAAACAATAAGGCTTATCGATTTGGAGAGATTTACACAAGAAGAGTGTGCCAGGCAGATGAATGTGGCCCGCAGCACCGTGCAAGGCATTTATAACGAGGCCAGAAAAAAGTTAGCTGAGTCGTTGGTTAATGGAAAGGTCTTGTTGATTGAAGGTGGTGAATACAGGCTTTGTGAAGGATTGGAAAATGCCTGCGGTCGTGGTTGCCGCAGGTATAGGCGAAGCAGATGCTTTACTGATGATGAAGGTCAAGCTGACTGA
- a CDS encoding LysR family transcriptional regulator gives MTIRHLRIFIEVADTGKMSATAAKLFIAQPTVSQAIRELEEHYGGLLFERLSKKLYITPKGERLLSYARNLVKQFDDMEEMMIHDNYVKKIRIGATNTVGDCILGDITNAFGKSNPEIEIYSYVNNTKDIEDKLLKSELDIAIVEGRVKSQDLISIPEINDFLVLVCSTKHPFAQKKEIKIEEIKNESFAMREEGSGTRELFEKYMQKKGIPIRIALESNSSSAIKKAVIENQYLAVISIRLVEEEIKNGKIYVIENTEPDWNRSFSIVYHKNKFVNDEMKDLIEIVKDYKNVDILKGVNTGKLIK, from the coding sequence GTGACCATAAGGCATTTAAGAATATTTATAGAAGTCGCGGATACTGGTAAAATGAGTGCTACAGCAGCAAAACTTTTTATTGCCCAACCTACAGTAAGCCAGGCCATTAGAGAGCTTGAAGAACATTATGGTGGACTTTTATTTGAAAGGCTTTCAAAAAAATTGTATATAACCCCAAAAGGAGAAAGGCTTCTTTCTTATGCGAGAAATCTGGTAAAGCAGTTTGATGATATGGAAGAAATGATGATACATGATAATTATGTGAAAAAAATAAGAATTGGAGCAACGAATACAGTGGGAGACTGTATTCTTGGAGATATTACGAATGCTTTTGGAAAAAGCAATCCCGAGATAGAAATCTATTCATATGTAAACAATACGAAGGATATAGAAGATAAGTTATTAAAATCGGAACTGGATATAGCCATTGTAGAGGGAAGAGTTAAGAGTCAGGATTTAATTTCTATTCCTGAAATTAATGATTTTTTGGTGTTAGTTTGTAGTACAAAACATCCTTTTGCACAAAAAAAAGAAATTAAAATTGAAGAAATTAAAAATGAAAGCTTTGCCATGAGGGAAGAGGGCAGTGGGACCAGAGAATTGTTTGAAAAATATATGCAAAAAAAGGGTATCCCCATAAGAATAGCCTTAGAGTCAAACAGTTCTTCTGCTATTAAAAAAGCGGTTATAGAAAATCAATATTTAGCAGTTATTTCAATCCGGCTGGTAGAAGAAGAAATAAAAAACGGAAAAATATATGTCATTGAAAATACAGAGCCTGATTGGAACAGGTCTTTTAGTATCGTATATCACAAGAATAAGTTTGTTAATGATGAAATGAAAGATCTTATCGAGATAGTAAAAGATTATAAGAATGTAGATATCCTAAAAGGAGTTAACACAGGGAAATTAATAAAATAA
- a CDS encoding NifB/NifX family molybdenum-iron cluster-binding protein: MMKIAVASNKGMVTGHFGHCEGFMIFDAENNKILKSETIVNPGHKPGFLPNFLADRGVNVIISGSMGQGAVKIFNERKVEVIVGARGDAKAAAEEYLQGTLQSTGSVCHEHQHHGGCGK; this comes from the coding sequence ATGATGAAAATTGCTGTAGCAAGTAACAAGGGAATGGTGACCGGACACTTTGGACATTGCGAAGGTTTTATGATTTTTGACGCCGAAAACAATAAAATTCTCAAAAGCGAAACCATTGTTAACCCCGGGCATAAACCTGGATTCTTGCCTAATTTTCTTGCTGACCGTGGTGTAAACGTCATCATCAGTGGTAGCATGGGACAAGGAGCGGTTAAGATTTTTAATGAAAGGAAGGTCGAGGTGATAGTTGGAGCAAGAGGTGATGCCAAGGCAGCAGCAGAAGAATATCTGCAAGGCACACTTCAATCTACAGGTTCTGTTTGTCATGAACATCAGCATCACGGTGGATGCGGGAAATAA
- a CDS encoding 4Fe-4S double cluster binding domain-containing protein: MYEAEELIAKSINNIGGKIKIVSVDILPLVREQFEKTDMNNGMLKDYFNFSLDADIKSLIIVALPSSPCYVEIEWDFGIIEADIPPVYIHRDQQLSMIKETVSNVFEHFHLKSWPVVFPKKMLAAMSSFGKYGRNNLLYIEGMGSCHRLTVFGTDMICTEEIELASDLRMDRCSKCGVCINQCQTGAIDKENIQIAVDKCLTFHNERKNPIPDWIQSNWHNSLIGCIKCQEKCPANAGLWNRKKVGEFSYDETQMIIKATAFEALDTALQNKLSELNLDRYFDVLSRNILLLLKAKNLL; the protein is encoded by the coding sequence ATGTACGAAGCAGAGGAGTTAATTGCTAAGAGTATTAATAATATTGGTGGAAAAATAAAAATCGTTTCTGTAGATATACTGCCGTTAGTCCGTGAGCAGTTTGAAAAGACGGATATGAATAATGGAATGCTAAAGGATTACTTTAATTTTTCATTAGATGCCGATATCAAATCGTTAATTATTGTCGCGCTCCCATCTTCTCCGTGCTATGTCGAAATAGAATGGGATTTTGGAATTATAGAGGCGGATATTCCGCCTGTTTACATACATAGAGATCAACAGCTATCGATGATAAAGGAGACAGTAAGCAATGTTTTTGAACATTTTCATCTAAAATCATGGCCAGTTGTTTTTCCAAAGAAAATGCTTGCAGCAATGAGCAGCTTTGGTAAGTATGGGAGAAACAATTTGTTGTATATTGAAGGGATGGGGTCATGCCATCGCCTTACTGTATTCGGAACGGACATGATTTGTACTGAGGAAATTGAGTTAGCTTCAGATTTAAGAATGGATAGATGCAGTAAATGTGGCGTATGCATAAATCAATGTCAAACTGGTGCTATCGACAAAGAAAATATACAAATAGCTGTTGATAAATGTCTAACCTTTCATAATGAAAGGAAAAATCCGATACCGGACTGGATACAGAGTAATTGGCATAATAGCTTGATAGGATGTATTAAGTGTCAGGAAAAATGTCCTGCAAATGCAGGATTATGGAACAGGAAAAAAGTCGGGGAATTTTCATATGATGAAACACAGATGATTATAAAAGCTACGGCTTTTGAAGCGCTTGATACGGCACTTCAAAATAAATTATCAGAGTTAAATTTAGATCGTTATTTTGATGTTTTGTCAAGAAATATATTGCTATTATTGAAAGCCAAAAATTTATTGTAA